One stretch of Clavibacter michiganensis DNA includes these proteins:
- the fdxA gene encoding ferredoxin: MTYVIALPCVDVKDRACIDECPVDCIYEGERSLYIHPDECVDCGACEPVCPVEAIYYEDDLPEKWSDYYTANVEFFAEMGSPGGAVKVGAVAYDHPVVAAVPRQGEPA; this comes from the coding sequence GTGACCTACGTGATCGCCCTCCCGTGCGTCGACGTGAAGGACCGCGCGTGCATCGACGAGTGCCCGGTGGACTGCATCTACGAGGGCGAGCGGTCGCTCTACATCCACCCGGACGAGTGCGTGGACTGCGGCGCCTGCGAGCCCGTGTGCCCGGTCGAGGCGATCTACTACGAGGACGACCTGCCCGAGAAGTGGTCGGACTACTACACGGCGAACGTCGAGTTCTTCGCCGAGATGGGATCGCCCGGCGGCGCCGTCAAGGTCGGCGCTGTCGCCTACGACCACCCGGTGGTGGCCGCCGTCCCGCGCCAGGGCGAGCCCGCGTGA
- a CDS encoding flavin reductase family protein produces the protein MSADPDLFKAAFRGHPAGVALITARTADGPSGLTASSVASLSVDPPALSFSVTRATGSAGAILGADSYVVHLLAGQHAALARSFAVSGSPRFTEEQGFQELPTGEPLLADARAALRCRTLQTVPVGGSVLVVAEVLDVILGEPAPPLVYRDRRFHLLEDDHPEL, from the coding sequence GTGAGCGCCGACCCCGACCTCTTCAAGGCCGCGTTCCGCGGTCACCCGGCGGGCGTCGCGCTCATCACGGCGCGCACCGCGGACGGGCCGTCCGGCCTCACCGCGTCGAGCGTGGCGTCGCTGTCGGTGGATCCGCCCGCCCTCTCGTTCTCGGTCACCCGCGCCACGGGATCCGCCGGCGCGATCCTCGGGGCCGACAGCTACGTCGTGCACCTGCTCGCCGGGCAGCACGCCGCGCTCGCCCGGTCGTTCGCGGTCTCCGGATCGCCGCGCTTCACCGAGGAGCAGGGCTTCCAGGAGCTGCCGACCGGGGAGCCGCTGCTCGCCGACGCGCGCGCCGCCCTCCGCTGCCGCACGCTGCAGACCGTGCCGGTCGGCGGATCCGTGCTGGTCGTCGCCGAGGTCCTCGACGTGATCCTCGGCGAGCCCGCCCCGCCGCTCGTCTACCGCGACCGCCGCTTCCACCTGCTCGAGGACGACCACCCGGAGCTCTGA
- a CDS encoding HD domain-containing protein, producing the protein MSQWSMRIANFPVPDTVAARGALELATSYQSAAITAHALRSWLWAEGFAVVEGLADVDHEILYVSAVLHDIGTVTEFDAHTVSYEHAGGHVGVALTAGAGWPAARRQRVLDAIVRHNWPSVDPELDVEGHLLEVATGLDISGARADALPEEYLREVLALHPRGDLAAEFGACVVDQAERKPATAARRLVDGGVIAKLAANPLEALR; encoded by the coding sequence GTGTCACAGTGGTCCATGCGCATCGCCAACTTCCCCGTGCCCGACACGGTCGCCGCCCGCGGGGCCCTCGAGCTCGCGACCTCGTACCAGTCCGCGGCCATCACAGCCCACGCGCTCCGCTCCTGGCTCTGGGCCGAGGGGTTCGCGGTGGTCGAGGGCCTGGCGGACGTGGACCACGAGATCCTCTACGTCTCGGCCGTGCTGCACGACATCGGCACGGTCACGGAGTTCGACGCCCACACCGTCTCGTACGAGCACGCGGGCGGGCATGTCGGCGTCGCGCTCACGGCCGGTGCCGGCTGGCCCGCCGCGAGACGGCAGCGCGTGCTCGACGCGATCGTGCGGCACAACTGGCCGTCGGTGGATCCGGAGCTCGACGTCGAGGGGCACCTCCTGGAGGTCGCCACCGGCCTCGACATCTCCGGCGCCCGGGCCGACGCGCTCCCCGAGGAGTACCTGCGGGAGGTGCTGGCGCTGCATCCGCGCGGCGACCTCGCCGCCGAGTTCGGCGCCTGCGTCGTCGACCAGGCGGAGCGGAAGCCGGCGACGGCCGCGCGTCGCCTCGTCGATGGCGGCGTGATCGCGAAGCTGGCGGCGAACCCGCTCGAGGCGCTCCGATGA
- the soxR gene encoding redox-sensitive transcriptional activator SoxR — MADAQAGPRHAPGELLTVGEMTRRTGVAASALRFYEDLGLIAAERTAGNQRRYARHMLRRVSLITVAKRLGIPLADVQSTFDDVPLDRPPSHADWQRASRRWKRLLEERRRSIERLERELTGCIGCGCLSMKACGLLNPDDALGDRGAGPVRVQGG, encoded by the coding sequence GTGGCGGATGCGCAGGCAGGGCCGCGGCACGCGCCCGGCGAGCTGCTCACGGTCGGCGAGATGACCCGCCGCACGGGCGTCGCCGCCTCCGCCCTCCGCTTCTACGAGGACCTCGGCCTCATCGCCGCCGAGCGCACGGCGGGCAACCAGCGGCGGTACGCGCGGCACATGCTCCGACGGGTGTCGCTGATCACGGTGGCCAAGCGCCTCGGGATCCCGCTCGCCGACGTGCAGTCCACCTTCGACGACGTGCCCCTCGACCGCCCGCCGAGCCACGCCGACTGGCAGCGCGCGTCGCGCCGCTGGAAGCGCCTGCTCGAGGAGCGGCGCCGGAGCATCGAGCGACTGGAGCGCGAGCTGACGGGCTGCATCGGCTGCGGCTGCCTGTCGATGAAGGCGTGCGGTCTCCTGAACCCGGACGACGCGTTGGGCGACCGGGGGGCGGGGCCCGTGCGGGTTCAGGGCGGCTGA
- a CDS encoding VOC family protein produces the protein MIRLKDVTYLVRDHDEALAFFVDALGFVVRQDETSPTGWRRVVVGPEGEGAGFVLALSDDADRVGRQAGDDVAFFLETDDFAAQHARMLAHGVVFREEPRHEPYGTVAVFEDPYGAPWDLIQPPVA, from the coding sequence ATGATCCGGCTGAAGGACGTCACCTACCTCGTCCGCGACCACGATGAGGCGCTCGCGTTCTTCGTCGACGCGCTGGGCTTCGTCGTGCGGCAGGACGAGACGAGCCCGACCGGATGGCGCCGCGTCGTGGTGGGACCGGAGGGCGAGGGGGCGGGATTCGTCCTCGCGCTCAGCGACGACGCCGACCGCGTGGGCCGGCAGGCCGGGGACGACGTCGCGTTCTTCCTCGAGACCGACGACTTCGCCGCCCAGCACGCGCGGATGCTCGCGCACGGCGTCGTCTTCCGGGAGGAGCCGCGTCACGAGCCGTACGGCACCGTCGCGGTCTTCGAGGACCCGTACGGCGCGCCGTGGGACCTCATCCAGCCGCCGGTCGCGTGA
- a CDS encoding TetR/AcrR family transcriptional regulator, with product MRDGMLNARGVRRRAEIIAAARSAFAADGYRGSTMAAIATRAGVTHAGLLYHFATKEDLLEAVLADESGRQTELLSAAEVTGTDGDGTGAGSDEAGGDALDRLRALVRRNESEPEWARLFSTLLGESVAPDHPVRARMAERYDSVGRHLAAMLDGIDGRASGLPAGEAESLARLLLAVMDGLQYQSLTGSAVDVEREFATMVALVRARLDGGGPALS from the coding sequence GTGCGGGACGGCATGCTCAACGCCCGCGGCGTGCGGCGCCGGGCGGAGATCATCGCGGCGGCGCGCTCGGCCTTCGCCGCGGACGGCTACCGCGGGTCGACCATGGCCGCGATCGCCACGCGCGCGGGCGTCACGCACGCGGGCCTGCTCTACCACTTCGCCACCAAGGAGGACCTGCTGGAGGCCGTGCTCGCCGACGAGAGCGGCCGGCAGACGGAGCTCCTGAGCGCGGCCGAGGTCACCGGCACCGACGGCGACGGCACGGGCGCCGGCAGCGACGAGGCGGGCGGCGACGCCCTCGACCGACTGCGCGCCCTCGTCCGCCGCAACGAGTCGGAGCCCGAGTGGGCGCGCCTCTTCTCGACGCTCCTCGGCGAGTCCGTCGCGCCGGACCACCCGGTCCGCGCGCGCATGGCGGAGCGCTACGACAGCGTCGGGCGGCACCTCGCCGCGATGCTCGACGGCATCGACGGGCGGGCATCCGGACTCCCCGCCGGCGAGGCCGAGAGCCTCGCGCGCCTGCTGCTCGCGGTGATGGACGGGCTGCAGTACCAGTCGCTCACCGGGTCCGCGGTGGACGTCGAGCGGGAGTTCGCCACCATGGTCGCCCTCGTGCGCGCACGCCTCGACGGCGGCGGTCCCGCACTTTCTTAA
- a CDS encoding LamG-like jellyroll fold domain-containing protein, producing MTQDPTTSPSSSALSRRGFLITSGAAGALGVAGLGGALPAVAATASDDALGASAVKAPAAQQGSGARWKPDTASPRFTIAVLPDTQYLFDGASIHPEPLEASLRYVLAERDRHNIVFLAHLGDVTQNGAANEIQAASAQFTLLDKAGAAWSVLAGNHDVPSSTDDQRGRTPYLDAFGPKRFRKSPSYRGSSPDGYNSFHTFTAGGLDWLVLALDWRTSARGVEWARGVLAAHPTLPVILTAHDIVDSKPDGSAVLDDYGQGLWDSFISQHDQIFLTLNGHYWKPGRVTKQNRAGHDVDLHLVNYQDRYYGGAAMIRLYHVDLERNAIDVETLAPFILGGGLGTGNELADEEAALSGDVDRFTVSVDFEQRFAGFAPVPARAARPAAQMLVPGTVAYWRFDGHADASALGTATRIPDASGRGNDLVVANRAGAAPGSLRFASAHHDDQPGFGSLTLTGGKKSGDYLRTVDGAPLDAATFRQGYTVEAFVRIPADFDGDADGFSAILSRAASAKDAGKTPGDAGDPDEPAATLSVSGSREIQWCVYPTTQQGSLTNWSHELPAAQWWHVAVVNDSQHTTMYVDGCPVVRNPATSNRGLAAASPATSWLLGANLYAGKLDHVLPASIGDVRIVERALKPSEFMIA from the coding sequence GTGACCCAGGACCCGACGACGTCTCCCTCCTCCTCCGCGCTCTCCCGACGCGGCTTCCTCATCACGAGCGGCGCGGCCGGCGCGCTCGGCGTGGCCGGCCTCGGCGGGGCGCTGCCCGCGGTGGCCGCGACCGCATCCGACGACGCGCTCGGCGCCAGCGCCGTGAAGGCGCCCGCCGCGCAGCAGGGCTCCGGCGCTCGCTGGAAGCCCGACACCGCGTCGCCCCGCTTCACGATCGCCGTGCTGCCCGACACGCAGTACCTCTTCGACGGCGCGTCGATCCACCCCGAGCCGCTCGAGGCCTCGCTGCGGTACGTGCTCGCCGAGCGGGATCGCCACAACATCGTCTTCCTCGCCCACCTCGGCGACGTGACGCAGAACGGCGCCGCGAACGAGATCCAGGCGGCGAGCGCGCAGTTCACGCTGCTCGACAAGGCCGGCGCGGCGTGGAGCGTCCTCGCCGGCAACCACGACGTCCCCTCCTCCACCGACGACCAGCGCGGCCGCACGCCGTACCTCGACGCGTTCGGGCCGAAGCGGTTCCGCAAGTCGCCGAGCTATCGCGGATCCAGCCCCGACGGCTACAACTCGTTCCACACCTTCACGGCGGGCGGCCTCGACTGGCTCGTCCTCGCGCTCGACTGGCGCACGAGCGCCCGCGGCGTCGAGTGGGCGCGCGGCGTGCTCGCCGCGCACCCGACGCTGCCCGTGATCCTCACGGCGCACGACATCGTCGACTCGAAGCCCGACGGATCCGCCGTGCTCGACGACTACGGCCAGGGCCTCTGGGACTCCTTCATCAGCCAGCACGACCAGATCTTCCTCACCCTCAACGGCCACTACTGGAAGCCCGGCCGCGTCACGAAGCAGAACCGCGCGGGCCACGACGTGGACCTGCACCTCGTCAACTACCAGGACCGCTACTACGGCGGCGCCGCGATGATCCGGCTGTACCACGTGGACCTCGAGCGGAACGCGATCGACGTCGAGACCCTCGCGCCGTTCATCCTCGGCGGCGGGCTCGGCACGGGCAACGAGCTCGCGGACGAGGAGGCGGCCCTCTCGGGCGACGTCGACCGGTTCACGGTGAGCGTCGACTTCGAGCAGCGCTTCGCCGGATTCGCGCCCGTCCCCGCGCGCGCCGCCCGGCCGGCCGCGCAGATGCTCGTGCCCGGCACGGTCGCGTACTGGCGCTTCGACGGGCACGCCGACGCATCCGCGCTCGGCACCGCCACCCGCATCCCCGACGCGTCCGGCCGCGGCAACGACCTCGTGGTCGCGAACCGCGCGGGCGCGGCACCCGGATCCCTGCGCTTCGCCTCCGCGCACCACGACGACCAGCCGGGCTTCGGCAGCCTCACCCTCACGGGCGGCAAGAAGTCGGGCGACTACCTCCGGACGGTCGACGGCGCCCCGCTCGACGCCGCGACCTTCCGCCAGGGCTACACGGTCGAGGCGTTCGTCCGCATCCCCGCGGACTTCGACGGCGACGCGGACGGCTTCAGCGCGATCCTGTCCCGCGCCGCCTCCGCGAAGGACGCGGGGAAGACGCCCGGCGACGCGGGCGACCCGGACGAGCCCGCCGCGACCCTCAGCGTCTCCGGCAGCCGCGAGATCCAGTGGTGCGTCTACCCGACGACCCAGCAGGGATCCCTCACCAACTGGTCGCACGAGCTGCCCGCGGCCCAGTGGTGGCACGTGGCCGTCGTCAACGACAGCCAGCACACGACCATGTACGTCGACGGCTGCCCGGTGGTGCGGAACCCGGCCACGTCGAACCGCGGGCTGGCCGCGGCATCGCCCGCGACCTCGTGGCTCCTCGGCGCGAACCTCTACGCGGGGAAGCTCGACCACGTGCTGCCCGCGTCGATCGGCGACGTGCGCATCGTGGAGCGCGCGCTGAAGCCGTCGGAGTTCATGATCGCGTGA